In a single window of the Necator americanus strain Aroian chromosome X, whole genome shotgun sequence genome:
- a CDS encoding hypothetical protein (NECATOR_CHRX.G25995.T1), whose protein sequence is MNRRSSNDVFIVIFIVTLVQLSSQVLNENNRKLEWIVGKWRSEFSGKVFWPTVPTMTFGEELLIQEAPIAKSANVQFLNFSARAWSHSTKDHFHDEWGYMTVDNNGNATLMTAGNNGFTTYEVGKVAHHKLVLTLKDIGRISFSRDLPVEDLRRTFIRHDDRYMEQVLEMRTATHPKSGYLEHTRVIYTRQKDE, encoded by the exons ATGAATCGACGAAGCTCCAATGACGTCTTCATTGTCATCTTCATCGTCACCCTCGTTCAATTATCTTCTCAAGTATTGAATGAAAACAACAGGAAACTTGAATGGATCGTTGGCAAATGGAGATCCGAGTTCTCCGGCAAG gttttctggCCAACAGTGCCTACAATGACGTTCGGTGAAGAGTTGCTCATTCAAGAAGCACCCATCGCTAAATCTGCCAATGTTCAATTCTTAAATTTCTC tGCAAGGGCATGGTCACACTCAACCAAGGATCACTTCCACGACGAATGGGGATATATGACTGTTGACAACAACGGGAATGCAACGTTAATGACTGCTGGGAACAATG GTTTTACAACTTACGAGGTTGGAAAGGTGGCGCACCACAAACTCGTTCTAACGCTCAAGGATATCGGGCGAATTTCGTTTTCGCGCGATTTGCCCGTCGAGGAT CTACGCCGAACTTTCATACGACACGATGACCGTTACATGGAACAAGTGCTTGAGATGCGGACGGCTACACATCCGAAATCTGGATACCTGGAACATACAAGAGTGATTTACACTAGACAAAAAGATGAATGA
- a CDS encoding hypothetical protein (NECATOR_CHRX.G25996.T1): MILRSSICRTLLGLVACTFFLDGTDAALAAMSIDLGSEFIKIGIVKPGVPMEIVLNKESRRKTPNIVVIRNNERLFAETAAAVATKYPNSGYQYILSLLAKQKGDPSVELYQKRFPFTAFTFDEVRNTVLFPSDNATYNVETLLAMILWSAKETTEAFAEQRVKDCVITVPIFFNQAERRALVAAADIAGLNLLQLINDGSAAALNYGVFRRKQITEKPQTMMIYDMGASKTTATIVEYVLEPDKSSKVSKTSNPVVKTIGVGYDRTLGGFEITLRMRDHLVKLFRETVKTSTDITTNARSMAKLLKEAERVKQVLSANKYHYAQVEGLHEEQNFRSKVTREELEEMIVDLEPRFLQPINDALAMAEKTIDQIDQFVLMGAGTRVPKIQEVLKTILKEKEVGHFLNTDEAITLGAVYQAADLSKSFKVLPFAVKELVLFPIQVNFKSKSEDGNLKDVTRQIFGYKTHYPTNKKIVTFQSYSDDFEISLGYGSLEHLQDVQKKQFGKTDLAQVSIKGLGTAIEQNGTCPECEIKGVKTTFAVDLSGIVSVVKSEFVVDKKPTPEELATYEEDLKKYEEAEKVRKEEEEAERKRKQEEKEAEEKRKKEESEKNQTTEEAEKRGQDEEKSSSTENKTEDGNATTNTTLETGESEKETEEVKEKKPQKKKPLKAPVQPKAKTVKVHLNTSVNYEDLLDLNEEEMMLAKKILADFDHAEQEKHRHEEAMNALEGLVYDLAVKIEDGEEFAEFLTKEEKEKISEELKRLRTWMEDEAGIDTPTEDFISNKAILDELTAAGHNRKNERLHYPKMAETMSSLFNQSQTFFSFALNLTTTDDPVFTETEIEVLSKLINTTMEWWEEKSAAYDKQPKHEDPVVTIEEMATKIRDLDREVKYLINKMKNFKPKKKVEPKEPEKTNDTDTSSTPDNTTESVAEDSEKMEGKESNDTDAEEKKHEREEKEHDPSEL, translated from the exons ATGATCCTGAGATCATCAATTTGTCGCACTCTGCTGGGTCTAGTGGCTTGTACATTCTTTTTAGATGGTACAG ATGCCGCTCTTGCTGCAATGTCGATTGACTTGGGATCAGAGTTCATTAAAATTGGAATAGTTAAACCAGGAGTGCCTATGGAAATCGTTCTAAATAAGGAAAGCCGTCGAAAGACGCCGAATATTGTAGTAATAAGAAACAATGAGCGATTATTTGCAGAGACCGCAGCTGCTGTC GCAACAAAATATCCAAATTCGGGTTACCAGTATATTCTTTCGCTGTTGGCTAAACAAAAAGGTGATCCAAGTGTTGAACTATATCAGAAGAGGTTTCCTTTCACTGCTTTCACGTTCGACGAAGTGAGGAACACCGTTTTATTTCCATCAGA CAATGCTACTTACAATGTGGAAACCTTACTTGCAATGATTCTATGGTCAGCCAAAGAAACTACAGAAGCTTTCGCAGAACAAAGAGTGAAA GATTGTGTAATTACTGTGCCTATCTTCTTCAATCAAGCTGAACGTCGAGCTTTGGTGGCTGCAGCTGATATCGCTGGGCTAAATTTACTTCAG ctcATCAATGATGGGTCTGCTGCAGCTCTTAATTATGGAGTTTTTCGTCGAAAGCAAATCACAGAGAAACCGCAGACCATGATGATTTATGACATGGGTGCTAGTaaa ACAACTGCTACCATTGTCGAATATGTCCTTGAACCCGACAAGAGCAGCAAAGTGTCAAAAACATCGAACCCAGTTGTGAAGACGATCGGTGTTGGTTATGATCGAACCTTAGGAGGATTTGAAATCACGTTAAGAATGAGAGATCATCTTGTCAAG TTATTCCGTGAGACTGTAAAAACCTCTACTGATATCACCACAAATGCAAGAAGTATGGCAAAACTGTTAAAGGAAGCTGAGCGAGTTAAAcag GTTTTGTCAGCTAACAAATATCATTACGCTCAAGTAGAAGGTCTTCATGAGGAACAAAACTTCCGATCCAAA GTGACACGTGAAGAGCTGGAGGAAATGATTGTGGACTTGGAGCCTCGTTTCTTACAACCAATTAATGATGCCTTGGCCATGGCTGAGAAAACTATTGATCAG ATCGATCAGTTTGTTCTGATGGGAGCTGGTACTCGAGTTCCGAAGATTCAGGAAGTTCTTAAGacgattttgaaagaaaag GAAGTTGGCCATTTCCTCAATACTGACGAGGCAATTACTCTTGGAGCTGTTTACCAAGCTGCCGatctttcaaaatcatttaaagTCCTCCCATTTGCGGTCAAGGAATTGGTCCTCTTTCCCATCCAG GTCAACTTCAAGTCAAAGTCGGAAGATGGCAATCTCAAGGATGTCACGCGCCAGATTTTCGGTTATAAAACACATTATCCAACAAATAAGAAGATAGTTACATTCCAGTCTTACAGTGATGACTTTGAG ATATCTCTTGGATATGGTTCTCTTGAACATCTGCAAGATGTGCAGAAGAAGCAA TTCGGAAAAACTGATTTGGCACAAGTTTCTATCAAAGGCCTTGGTACTGCAATCGAGCAGAACGGCACATGTCCGGAATGCGAAATTAAG GGTGTAAAAACTACCTTTGCAGTTGATCTATCTGGTATTGTTTCTGTAGTCAAGTCAGAATTTGTTGTGGATAAGAAACCAACACCAGAAG AACTCGCTACGTATgaagaagatttgaaaaaatacgaGGAAGCTGAAAAGGTgcgaaaagaagaggaggaggcggaaaggaagaggaaacaagaagagaaagaagctgaagaaaaacggaagaaagaggaatccgaaaaaaaccaaaccacTGAAGAAGCAGAGAAGAGAGGACAGGACGAGGAGAAGAGCTCAAGCACAGAGAATAAGACCGAAGACGGAAATGCAACCACTAACACAACTCTCGAGACTGGTGagagtgaaaaagaaactgaggaggtaaaagaaaagaag CCACAGAAGAAGAAGCCGTTGAAAGCTCCTGTTCAGCCGAAAGCCAAGACTGTGAAAGTCCATTTAAACACTTCAGTCAACTACGAGGACCTTCTTGATTTGAATGAGGAAGAGATGATGTTGGCTAAAAAGAT TCTGGCTGACTTCGATCATgctgaacaagaaaaacataGGCATGAGGAAGCCATGAATGCTCTAGAAGGATTG GTTTACGACCTTGCAGTAAAAATTGAGGACGGTGAAGAATTTGCGGAATTTTTAACCAaagaggagaaggagaagataTCAGAAGAG ttGAAAAGATTGCGTACATGGATGGAAGATGAGGCGGGTATCGATACTCCCACCGaggatttcatttcaaacaagGCAATTCTAGACGAACTAACTGCTGCTGGGCACAATCGAAAGAACGAGAGATTG CATTACCCGAAAATGGCTGAAACTATGAGCAGTCTCTTCAATCAGTCACAAACATTCTTCAGTTTTGCCCTCAACTTGACAACCACAGATGATCCTGTTTTCACAGAAACTGAGATTGAG GTCCTGTCCAAGTTGATCAATACCACGATGGAGTGGtgggaggaaaaaagtgcTGCTTATGACAAACAGCCGAAACATGAAGATCCTGTTGTAACGATAGAAGAAATGGCCACAAAA ATCCGTGATCTCGATCGTGAAGTAAAATATCTTATAAAtaagatgaagaattttaaaCCGAAGAAGAAAGTGGAACCGAAGGAACCTGAGAAAACTAACGATACTGATACATCCTCAACACCTGACAACACTACTGAAAGTGTCGCTGAGGATAGTGAAAAAATGGAGGGCAAAGAGTCAAAT GACACAGACGCTGAAGAGAAAAAGCatgagagagaagaaaaggaacacGATCCGTCCGAACTGTAG
- a CDS encoding hypothetical protein (NECATOR_CHRX.G25996.T2), which produces MILRSSICRTLLGLVACTFFLDGTDAALAAMSIDLGSEFIKIGIVKPGVPMEIVLNKESRRKTPNIVVIRNNERLFAETAAAVATKYPNSGYQYILSLLAKQKGDPSVELYQKRFPFTAFTFDEVRNTVLFPSDNATYNVETLLAMILWSAKETTEAFAEQRVKDCVITVPIFFNQAERRALVAAADIAGLNLLQLINDGSAAALNYGVFRRKQITEKPQTMMIYDMGASKTTATIVEYVLEPDKSSKVSKTSNPVVKTIGVGYDRTLGGFEITLRMRDHLVKLFRETVKTSTDITTNARSMAKLLKEAERVKQVLSANKYHYAQVEGLHEEQNFRSKVTREELEEMIVDLEPRFLQPINDALAMAEKTIDQIDQFVLMGAGTRVPKIQEVLKTILKEKEVGHFLNTDEAITLGAVYQAADLSKSFKVLPFAVKELVLFPIQVNFKSKSEDGNLKDVTRQIFGYKTHYPTNKKIVTFQSYSDDFEISLGYGSLEHLQDVQKKQFGKTDLAQVSIKGLGTAIEQNGTCPECEIKGVKTTFAVDLSGIVSVVKSEFVVDKKPTPEELATYEEDLKKYEEAEKVRKEEEEAERKRKQEEKEAEEKRKKEESEKNQTTEEAEKRGQDEEKSSSTENKTEDGNATTNTTLETGESEKETEEVKEKKPQKKKPLKAPVQPKAKTVKVHLNTSVNYEDLLDLNEEEMMLAKKILADFDHAEQEKHRHEEAMNALEGLVYDLAVKIEDGEEFAEFLTKEEKEKISEELKRLRTWMEDEAGIDTPTEDFISNKAILDELTAAGHNRKNERLHYPKMAETMSSLFNQSQTFFSFALNLTTTDDPVFTETEIEVLSKLINTTMEWWEEKSAAYDKQPKHEDPVVTIEEMATKIRDLDREVKYLINKMKNFKPKKKVEPKEPEKTNDTDTSSTPDNTTESVAEDSEKMEGKESNDTDAEEKKHEREEKEHDPSELLLFHNTRRKCWFGVF; this is translated from the exons ATGATCCTGAGATCATCAATTTGTCGCACTCTGCTGGGTCTAGTGGCTTGTACATTCTTTTTAGATGGTACAG ATGCCGCTCTTGCTGCAATGTCGATTGACTTGGGATCAGAGTTCATTAAAATTGGAATAGTTAAACCAGGAGTGCCTATGGAAATCGTTCTAAATAAGGAAAGCCGTCGAAAGACGCCGAATATTGTAGTAATAAGAAACAATGAGCGATTATTTGCAGAGACCGCAGCTGCTGTC GCAACAAAATATCCAAATTCGGGTTACCAGTATATTCTTTCGCTGTTGGCTAAACAAAAAGGTGATCCAAGTGTTGAACTATATCAGAAGAGGTTTCCTTTCACTGCTTTCACGTTCGACGAAGTGAGGAACACCGTTTTATTTCCATCAGA CAATGCTACTTACAATGTGGAAACCTTACTTGCAATGATTCTATGGTCAGCCAAAGAAACTACAGAAGCTTTCGCAGAACAAAGAGTGAAA GATTGTGTAATTACTGTGCCTATCTTCTTCAATCAAGCTGAACGTCGAGCTTTGGTGGCTGCAGCTGATATCGCTGGGCTAAATTTACTTCAG ctcATCAATGATGGGTCTGCTGCAGCTCTTAATTATGGAGTTTTTCGTCGAAAGCAAATCACAGAGAAACCGCAGACCATGATGATTTATGACATGGGTGCTAGTaaa ACAACTGCTACCATTGTCGAATATGTCCTTGAACCCGACAAGAGCAGCAAAGTGTCAAAAACATCGAACCCAGTTGTGAAGACGATCGGTGTTGGTTATGATCGAACCTTAGGAGGATTTGAAATCACGTTAAGAATGAGAGATCATCTTGTCAAG TTATTCCGTGAGACTGTAAAAACCTCTACTGATATCACCACAAATGCAAGAAGTATGGCAAAACTGTTAAAGGAAGCTGAGCGAGTTAAAcag GTTTTGTCAGCTAACAAATATCATTACGCTCAAGTAGAAGGTCTTCATGAGGAACAAAACTTCCGATCCAAA GTGACACGTGAAGAGCTGGAGGAAATGATTGTGGACTTGGAGCCTCGTTTCTTACAACCAATTAATGATGCCTTGGCCATGGCTGAGAAAACTATTGATCAG ATCGATCAGTTTGTTCTGATGGGAGCTGGTACTCGAGTTCCGAAGATTCAGGAAGTTCTTAAGacgattttgaaagaaaag GAAGTTGGCCATTTCCTCAATACTGACGAGGCAATTACTCTTGGAGCTGTTTACCAAGCTGCCGatctttcaaaatcatttaaagTCCTCCCATTTGCGGTCAAGGAATTGGTCCTCTTTCCCATCCAG GTCAACTTCAAGTCAAAGTCGGAAGATGGCAATCTCAAGGATGTCACGCGCCAGATTTTCGGTTATAAAACACATTATCCAACAAATAAGAAGATAGTTACATTCCAGTCTTACAGTGATGACTTTGAG ATATCTCTTGGATATGGTTCTCTTGAACATCTGCAAGATGTGCAGAAGAAGCAA TTCGGAAAAACTGATTTGGCACAAGTTTCTATCAAAGGCCTTGGTACTGCAATCGAGCAGAACGGCACATGTCCGGAATGCGAAATTAAG GGTGTAAAAACTACCTTTGCAGTTGATCTATCTGGTATTGTTTCTGTAGTCAAGTCAGAATTTGTTGTGGATAAGAAACCAACACCAGAAG AACTCGCTACGTATgaagaagatttgaaaaaatacgaGGAAGCTGAAAAGGTgcgaaaagaagaggaggaggcggaaaggaagaggaaacaagaagagaaagaagctgaagaaaaacggaagaaagaggaatccgaaaaaaaccaaaccacTGAAGAAGCAGAGAAGAGAGGACAGGACGAGGAGAAGAGCTCAAGCACAGAGAATAAGACCGAAGACGGAAATGCAACCACTAACACAACTCTCGAGACTGGTGagagtgaaaaagaaactgaggaggtaaaagaaaagaag CCACAGAAGAAGAAGCCGTTGAAAGCTCCTGTTCAGCCGAAAGCCAAGACTGTGAAAGTCCATTTAAACACTTCAGTCAACTACGAGGACCTTCTTGATTTGAATGAGGAAGAGATGATGTTGGCTAAAAAGAT TCTGGCTGACTTCGATCATgctgaacaagaaaaacataGGCATGAGGAAGCCATGAATGCTCTAGAAGGATTG GTTTACGACCTTGCAGTAAAAATTGAGGACGGTGAAGAATTTGCGGAATTTTTAACCAaagaggagaaggagaagataTCAGAAGAG ttGAAAAGATTGCGTACATGGATGGAAGATGAGGCGGGTATCGATACTCCCACCGaggatttcatttcaaacaagGCAATTCTAGACGAACTAACTGCTGCTGGGCACAATCGAAAGAACGAGAGATTG CATTACCCGAAAATGGCTGAAACTATGAGCAGTCTCTTCAATCAGTCACAAACATTCTTCAGTTTTGCCCTCAACTTGACAACCACAGATGATCCTGTTTTCACAGAAACTGAGATTGAG GTCCTGTCCAAGTTGATCAATACCACGATGGAGTGGtgggaggaaaaaagtgcTGCTTATGACAAACAGCCGAAACATGAAGATCCTGTTGTAACGATAGAAGAAATGGCCACAAAA ATCCGTGATCTCGATCGTGAAGTAAAATATCTTATAAAtaagatgaagaattttaaaCCGAAGAAGAAAGTGGAACCGAAGGAACCTGAGAAAACTAACGATACTGATACATCCTCAACACCTGACAACACTACTGAAAGTGTCGCTGAGGATAGTGAAAAAATGGAGGGCAAAGAGTCAAAT GACACAGACGCTGAAGAGAAAAAGCatgagagagaagaaaaggaacacGATCCGTCCGAACT gCTGCTTTTTCATAATACCAGGCGGAAATGTTGGTTTGGGGTATTTTGA
- a CDS encoding hypothetical protein (NECATOR_CHRX.G25996.T3), with product MILRSSICRTLLGLVACTFFLDGTDAALAAMSIDLGSEFIKIGIVKPGVPMEIVLNKESRRKTPNIVVIRNNERLFAETAAAVATKYPNSGYQYILSLLAKQKGDPSVELYQKRFPFTAFTFDEVRNTVLFPSDNATYNVETLLAMILWSAKETTEAFAEQRVKDCVITVPIFFNQAERRALVAAADIAGLNLLQLINDGSAAALNYGVFRRKQITEKPQTMMIYDMGASKTTATIVEYVLEPDKSSKVSKTSNPVVKTIGVGYDRTLGGFEITLRMRDHLVKLFRETVKTSTDITTNARSMAKLLKEAERVKQVLSANKYHYAQVEGLHEEQNFRSKVTREELEEMIVDLEPRFLQPINDALAMAEKTIDQIDQFVLMGAGTRVPKIQEVLKTILKEKEVGHFLNTDEAITLGAVYQAADLSKSFKVLPFAVKELVLFPIQVNFKSKSEDGNLKDVTRQIFGYKTHYPTNKKIVTFQSYSDDFEISLGYGSLEHLQDVQKKQFGKTDLAQVSIKGLGTAIEQNGTCPECEIKGVKTTFAVDLSGIVSVVKSEFVVDKKPTPEELATYEEDLKKYEEAEKVRKEEEEAERKRKQEEKEAEEKRKKEESEKNQTTEEAEKRGQDEEKSSSTENKTEDGNATTNTTLETGESEKETEEPQKKKPLKAPVQPKAKTVKVHLNTSVNYEDLLDLNEEEMMLAKKILADFDHAEQEKHRHEEAMNALEGLVYDLAVKIEDGEEFAEFLTKEEKEKISEELKRLRTWMEDEAGIDTPTEDFISNKAILDELTAAGHNRKNERLHYPKMAETMSSLFNQSQTFFSFALNLTTTDDPVFTETEIEVLSKLINTTMEWWEEKSAAYDKQPKHEDPVVTIEEMATKIRDLDREVKYLINKMKNFKPKKKVEPKEPEKTNDTDTSSTPDNTTESVAEDSEKMEGKESNDTDAEEKKHEREEKEHDPSELLLFHNTRRKCWFGVF from the exons ATGATCCTGAGATCATCAATTTGTCGCACTCTGCTGGGTCTAGTGGCTTGTACATTCTTTTTAGATGGTACAG ATGCCGCTCTTGCTGCAATGTCGATTGACTTGGGATCAGAGTTCATTAAAATTGGAATAGTTAAACCAGGAGTGCCTATGGAAATCGTTCTAAATAAGGAAAGCCGTCGAAAGACGCCGAATATTGTAGTAATAAGAAACAATGAGCGATTATTTGCAGAGACCGCAGCTGCTGTC GCAACAAAATATCCAAATTCGGGTTACCAGTATATTCTTTCGCTGTTGGCTAAACAAAAAGGTGATCCAAGTGTTGAACTATATCAGAAGAGGTTTCCTTTCACTGCTTTCACGTTCGACGAAGTGAGGAACACCGTTTTATTTCCATCAGA CAATGCTACTTACAATGTGGAAACCTTACTTGCAATGATTCTATGGTCAGCCAAAGAAACTACAGAAGCTTTCGCAGAACAAAGAGTGAAA GATTGTGTAATTACTGTGCCTATCTTCTTCAATCAAGCTGAACGTCGAGCTTTGGTGGCTGCAGCTGATATCGCTGGGCTAAATTTACTTCAG ctcATCAATGATGGGTCTGCTGCAGCTCTTAATTATGGAGTTTTTCGTCGAAAGCAAATCACAGAGAAACCGCAGACCATGATGATTTATGACATGGGTGCTAGTaaa ACAACTGCTACCATTGTCGAATATGTCCTTGAACCCGACAAGAGCAGCAAAGTGTCAAAAACATCGAACCCAGTTGTGAAGACGATCGGTGTTGGTTATGATCGAACCTTAGGAGGATTTGAAATCACGTTAAGAATGAGAGATCATCTTGTCAAG TTATTCCGTGAGACTGTAAAAACCTCTACTGATATCACCACAAATGCAAGAAGTATGGCAAAACTGTTAAAGGAAGCTGAGCGAGTTAAAcag GTTTTGTCAGCTAACAAATATCATTACGCTCAAGTAGAAGGTCTTCATGAGGAACAAAACTTCCGATCCAAA GTGACACGTGAAGAGCTGGAGGAAATGATTGTGGACTTGGAGCCTCGTTTCTTACAACCAATTAATGATGCCTTGGCCATGGCTGAGAAAACTATTGATCAG ATCGATCAGTTTGTTCTGATGGGAGCTGGTACTCGAGTTCCGAAGATTCAGGAAGTTCTTAAGacgattttgaaagaaaag GAAGTTGGCCATTTCCTCAATACTGACGAGGCAATTACTCTTGGAGCTGTTTACCAAGCTGCCGatctttcaaaatcatttaaagTCCTCCCATTTGCGGTCAAGGAATTGGTCCTCTTTCCCATCCAG GTCAACTTCAAGTCAAAGTCGGAAGATGGCAATCTCAAGGATGTCACGCGCCAGATTTTCGGTTATAAAACACATTATCCAACAAATAAGAAGATAGTTACATTCCAGTCTTACAGTGATGACTTTGAG ATATCTCTTGGATATGGTTCTCTTGAACATCTGCAAGATGTGCAGAAGAAGCAA TTCGGAAAAACTGATTTGGCACAAGTTTCTATCAAAGGCCTTGGTACTGCAATCGAGCAGAACGGCACATGTCCGGAATGCGAAATTAAG GGTGTAAAAACTACCTTTGCAGTTGATCTATCTGGTATTGTTTCTGTAGTCAAGTCAGAATTTGTTGTGGATAAGAAACCAACACCAGAAG AACTCGCTACGTATgaagaagatttgaaaaaatacgaGGAAGCTGAAAAGGTgcgaaaagaagaggaggaggcggaaaggaagaggaaacaagaagagaaagaagctgaagaaaaacggaagaaagaggaatccgaaaaaaaccaaaccacTGAAGAAGCAGAGAAGAGAGGACAGGACGAGGAGAAGAGCTCAAGCACAGAGAATAAGACCGAAGACGGAAATGCAACCACTAACACAACTCTCGAGACTGGTGagagtgaaaaagaaactgaggag CCACAGAAGAAGAAGCCGTTGAAAGCTCCTGTTCAGCCGAAAGCCAAGACTGTGAAAGTCCATTTAAACACTTCAGTCAACTACGAGGACCTTCTTGATTTGAATGAGGAAGAGATGATGTTGGCTAAAAAGAT TCTGGCTGACTTCGATCATgctgaacaagaaaaacataGGCATGAGGAAGCCATGAATGCTCTAGAAGGATTG GTTTACGACCTTGCAGTAAAAATTGAGGACGGTGAAGAATTTGCGGAATTTTTAACCAaagaggagaaggagaagataTCAGAAGAG ttGAAAAGATTGCGTACATGGATGGAAGATGAGGCGGGTATCGATACTCCCACCGaggatttcatttcaaacaagGCAATTCTAGACGAACTAACTGCTGCTGGGCACAATCGAAAGAACGAGAGATTG CATTACCCGAAAATGGCTGAAACTATGAGCAGTCTCTTCAATCAGTCACAAACATTCTTCAGTTTTGCCCTCAACTTGACAACCACAGATGATCCTGTTTTCACAGAAACTGAGATTGAG GTCCTGTCCAAGTTGATCAATACCACGATGGAGTGGtgggaggaaaaaagtgcTGCTTATGACAAACAGCCGAAACATGAAGATCCTGTTGTAACGATAGAAGAAATGGCCACAAAA ATCCGTGATCTCGATCGTGAAGTAAAATATCTTATAAAtaagatgaagaattttaaaCCGAAGAAGAAAGTGGAACCGAAGGAACCTGAGAAAACTAACGATACTGATACATCCTCAACACCTGACAACACTACTGAAAGTGTCGCTGAGGATAGTGAAAAAATGGAGGGCAAAGAGTCAAAT GACACAGACGCTGAAGAGAAAAAGCatgagagagaagaaaaggaacacGATCCGTCCGAACT gCTGCTTTTTCATAATACCAGGCGGAAATGTTGGTTTGGGGTATTTTGA